One region of Dokdonia sp. 4H-3-7-5 genomic DNA includes:
- a CDS encoding LolA family protein, whose amino-acid sequence MKKKLIFWLAPILFKKVLVPVAVKGYRKFAKRAMPVVLLLFMTAFAKAQTAQTLLKEVDTKVKSYDNIAIDFKYALSNEAEGVNQETKGNVVMAGNNYKLSLMGTTQLFDGKNVYTIVPEDEEITISAMSDQDENAITPSKMLSFFNEGYTQKMDIVQKVNGREIQFVKLTPMDSNSDVKYTLLGVDAQTKHIHKLIITQKNGTKVTITVNSFKPNQPLAKNVFVFDKTKYADYYINKL is encoded by the coding sequence ATGAAAAAGAAACTTATTTTTTGGCTGGCTCCTATCCTTTTTAAGAAAGTGTTAGTTCCTGTCGCAGTAAAAGGTTACCGCAAATTTGCAAAACGTGCAATGCCTGTGGTATTGTTATTATTTATGACCGCTTTCGCGAAAGCGCAAACAGCACAAACCCTTCTTAAAGAGGTAGACACCAAGGTAAAAAGCTATGACAACATCGCTATTGATTTTAAATATGCCTTAAGTAATGAAGCCGAAGGGGTAAATCAAGAGACTAAAGGAAACGTAGTAATGGCTGGTAACAACTACAAGCTATCTCTTATGGGGACTACGCAATTATTTGATGGAAAGAACGTTTATACTATTGTTCCTGAAGATGAGGAAATCACCATTAGTGCAATGAGTGATCAAGATGAAAATGCAATCACACCTTCAAAAATGTTATCCTTCTTTAATGAAGGTTACACTCAGAAGATGGACATCGTGCAAAAAGTAAACGGTAGAGAAATACAGTTTGTAAAGCTTACTCCTATGGACTCTAATAGTGACGTAAAATATACGTTATTAGGTGTAGATGCACAGACTAAGCATATTCACAAGCTTATTATCACACAAAAGAATGGTACTAAAGTGACTATTACTGTAAATTCATTTAAGCCTAATCAACCTTTGGCAAAGAATGTATTTGTTTTTGATA